Sequence from the Salvia splendens isolate huo1 unplaced genomic scaffold, SspV2 ctg275, whole genome shotgun sequence genome:
TCCTGTTGATGCAAGGATTGAGCAGGATGACAGTTCAGAATATTTTAGAATGGAGTTACTGTACCAAACAGAATTGGCTCAAGAACCCAACAATCCACTTTTGCTAGCAAATTATGCTCAGTTTCTCTACCTCGTGGTTAGGGATCTTGACAGGTATACAACTTTTAATCTCGTGTttggattttattttcttgttttgacTGTTTAGCATTGTTTGCAGCTGTGTGTTAATAATGTTTGATTATGTTTCGTTTTGGGGTATTATTGTTGGAGCCTTGCAATAATCTTGACATGTTCATGGCTGATTCAAAAGTTGTTGTGTGCAAGCTATGATTTTTGTGGGGAAGTTGTTGTCCATAACCGGGTTGAGATTCGTGGGGGATAGCGAAATGTGTGGTGTAGTTTGTGTGTTTCTTTTGAATGAAAAAGATGGTATAAGTGAATGAACACGAAACATCTCACCCTAGAGTTAGAGCCCACCAAATGAAAATATCACCAAACCTTGGCAATTTATTTCTAGGCTGTACTTTGTTGTCTTTACTTATGAGTATGAAAAATCTAAGGGTGAGGCTATAGTCTTGATCCCGACAACTATACGCGCAGCCAAACGAGTGTGGTCACCGTTGGCCGGCCTTCTGATAGGAACCTTACATTCTGCCGTTGATTCTATGATAGTCCTAATCAATCATTGTGCAAATTATCAAGAATCTGGAATCGTATGTTAAAACCATGCCGTTGATTCATTCAATCATTGTGCAGCTGATAAAGTATCTTAAAACCATGTCATACCATTGATTCTATAATAGCTCTTATTGATTCATCTTGCAAAACTACAAGAATCTTGAAAACATGTTGTGACCACGCATGTTTTTACGGTATGCCATTAATTCCGTGATACTAAAGTTTCAAGAATCTGGAAACATGTTCTTACAATGAAAATGGGTGGAATTCATGTTTGATCTAACAGAGTCTGGTTGAAACAGGGCGGAGGACTACTTCAAGAGAGCCACGGAGGTGGAGCCAAAGGACGCGGAGGCACTGAATAAATATGCTACCTTCCTGTGGGCGGTGAGGAACGATCTGTGGGCAGCCGAGGAGACCTACTTGGAAGCCATTGCTGCAGAGCCTAGCAACTCGTACTATGCGGCTAACTATGCCCATTTCCTATGGAACACGGGCGGAGAAGACACTTGCTTCCCTCTGAGCTCGCCCGATGCAGAATCTGATGGTCTGTAAAACTCTTACATTGGTGTGATCAAGAACAGGAGGCTTCCCGCGAATGGTCTTTGTTGATGATCAAACTCTttggagaaagaaaaaagagaggagaaagaaaatcaatttgtttttttcccttgttttgattttggtgggGTGCAAAGAGAGATgctctttgtttttattttgtactCTACCTACTTATACACATGCGATTGCCATAATTGTAATTAAACTATCATGTCAATAATTTAATGCCATTTTATTCTCTTCGAAAGTTACATTTCCTTTCGTGTGTTTAGTTTTATTATCTAACGAATGAAAAACAGTAATATGATGCACCGTTAGATTTCTAATATCAATGACAAATATTGTTAATAGAAAATGTCAAAGTATTGTTAACTAGGAAAGATGCAATATGCAGATGATTATCACTAACCTCTATGATTAAATTTTGCATAAATTAAAATCATCTATATATCGATAATGAATAAATCATTATTACTATGACAATGACATAGTCCCAAATTAttcttaataataaaattaagtaaAGCTATATTGGAGCTGATTAAGATGAAATGCTGGTAAGACGCTTCCTACCCCTATCCATCTACTCGTTAAATAATTCTTGATGTTCTttatagagagaataaagttattgatggtcataatttttttataagagTGCTAATTACATGTCTatgattaataataaaaatactccattagttggtaatttttttttctattttggtctgAAATtagatttttccattttttaataTGACCAATTATTTTgtacctctcttactttttctttcttaatGTTTGTTTACTTCTAATTAATAACTCTGATTATTTTCCTCTTATATTTTACCAAAATTTCCATTTTTCGATATGATGTGTATATGCTAGATTCAAATTAGGCCTAACCATGTTCAATTTTGTTTATTAAGAACGACTCACTTATCGTAGAACTGTAATGATGCAGTTGATAAGTTAGGTCTATTCTTAATCTAGAAAAACtaataagtagtactactaaacACAATAATTGATGTAGCTTAACTTTTAGGTAAGCCATTAATTAGCATTTGGATTTCATAGTTGTTCTTTTAGGGaggggatcccctgctgtgcacagcaGGTGCGGTCCCCTCACTGTACATACACTATTCAtttgtttaataataaaaaaaaattaataaaaaaatgaatagtgAGGGGACCGCACCtgctgtgcacagcaggggatcccctCCCGTTCTTTTATAGGGACTTCTTATACTAGCTCttaaattcattattaatttcATTACTAAGAAATGGAAATTCTAACACATTCGTTAAAACTTTAAACGCCTAACAAATTTAAAACTTGTAAATAAATACATGTTGAAAAATATATGTTGTAAATGGATTCTATTTTGAATGGTCTATAAAGTAgtttttctatcattttttaaataaaatttatggcTCTCATCGTTCTACTAATTACATTACTTTATTAGAATCGTTAAAGTAGTTTGAAAGGTAAAATTCGTGAAATTAGTTTCATATACAAAAATAAGTGAAAAGAATGAGACcgtttattcattatttttgtaaataatacAAGTATGTATTTATCATCATGTGATGTTATTGTCttctatactccctccgtcccataaaaatatgggcggatgagatgacacgagaattaagacaaaattagtaaagtaaaagagagaggaTGAGAATGgtatgataaaataagagagaataggagaatggtagttaaagtagaattattggatagtgagacctacattattaaattgatatttacttttaaaaaatggaatgcacatatttttgtgggatgaaCGAAAATGgtaagtgcacatatttttatgggatggatgaagtagtaaattggaATCCTTTTCTAATAAAATCAGTCAGTCATTAATAAATAACTCATCCAATTGACAAAAATATACCTCTTGGCACTAGTGAGTTATAGTATTTGTCAAAGAATTAAATATGATGACTATTTTGGGCCCACATATTGACATGGGATGAACATTTACTGATGGCCTATCCAAGTCAAACTAAATGGCAAGTACTATGTATAGACATAGTAGTTAATGAAAAGTCGACAACACAACCccaaatttattttatagtaatagTCCATATagttaaatatgataaaaaaaagtaaatataaattgtaatgatgaataaattgaataaaataatacacaTATAATTAAACGGATAgagtataaatttaaaaaacgaCGATTTTTTTTCTATGATCGGGCAAATTTTCATGCATAATTGTGCTATATATAGCCTTGTCGATGAATGCACTTTTATGTAATAATATGCGAATTGCAAATGTTTATAAGATTATAATCTATAAATAACAATTACTTTCCAAATATGATCATATGTTCCAAAATTAGTGTTAGTGACTTATAAAATTTGTAATTACATTGACATGTTACGAGACTATCGACGATAAAAGTTTCCAATAATTATTAGGTGTGATCTAGCGAAATTCTCCCATGAAAAGAAAATCAGGTCATAAACCTACTAAATCAGTTTATAATCGTATTGAGattcaaattaaaaaagtactttctcattatattttatattttgatctactattttttcaaacaaatttctcaagatggactatatagtagtactaattaatcTAATTATTTCTCGTTAATCTCTAATTTATACTGCAAAAAGTATTAATAGATGGAGAAATTCTACTGTATAAAAAATATCCGACTTTTACTAATATTGGTATAGTTTGTAAATTCCGGTATTGTAGAAGATCACGTACATTAAATTCCATAAATGTATGTTATTCCCATTGACAAAATAGTTACAAAGTTAGAAATTCGATAATTACTGTTCATATATAACTGTATAAGTTATATATCGCGAGTCTGCTTCTTTGTCAAGCTAAATTCTACGAACTCAGTCTCTGAGAAGAGGCAAAAATCAATTTTACTATCACATTTTCGACTGTTTTGTAAATGGAAACCCTAGGTTTTCGTTGTACCAATCCGCTTCTAGCTCCTCGCCGCACCGCCGCCGGACCTTTAACAGCCTCCTTCAGGACTAGTTTTGCCGTTAAATGCGGCATTTCACTTCCATCATTGGGTCAGTTCAGTCTCTCCTCAATCGATCTCACCTCTGCCACTTGAAATCATTTGTTTTACTCCTTATTCTATATTGTTTATGTCGTGAGGGCTGGATTGCTGATTTCCAAATTAAACATAATGAATTTGAAATTGGAAGGAAAAACGATTGGATGATTTTGTATTGAGCTTGTTCGCTGCAGTGTAGTTGCTATGTTTCTATTGAATTTAACATACTAATAGATTGGAAAGTGAAAGGAAAAACGATTGGATGATTTGTTATTGTTTCTTCAATGTCATGATCGCAATGAGTTTGGTGGCTGCAGTGGACCACTCTGTTAAGTTCAAGGAAGCAGCAAAGGATGGGAATTTGATCCCTCTATACAGACCTATATTTTCTGATCACTTGACTCCAGTGCTTGCATATCGGTGCTTGGTGAAGGAGGATGAGAGAGATGCCCCCAGTTTTCTTTTTGAGTCCGTTGAGCCAGGTTTAAAAGCTTCTAGTGTTGTAAGTTATCTTTTTTCATCGTGTTTGCAGATTAGTTTTCAGTTGATGCTCATTTTTATTGATTAGAGAAAACAAAAATGGAGATGTTATCTTGAGTAAACCTCTCTCATTGTTGTAGTAGGTTTTCCTTATGCACATAAATGAATAATAGGTTCCTTATTTGCTCTAACTAATGCTGAATAAATTTTCTAGGGGCGCTATAGTGTTATTGGAGCTCAACCAACAATGGAAATTGTGGCGAAGGAGAACATGGTGACCATAGTCGATCACTTTAAGGGAGAGAGGACAGAGAAGTTTTTGGAGGATCCCATGGTTGTTCCTCGCATGTATATGGAGAAGTGGATACCACAGCGAATCGATGAGCTCCCTGAAGCATTTTGCGGTAATTTTTGAAAAGTTGAGCACTGCAATTGTTAAGTAACTGCCATGGCCATGATATACCCCCATGGCCGCTATTTAACAATGTTGTTGGTAAAATTCATGATATTGGCTATAACTAACACAAGATTACGTCTAGCCTAAGGTTCAGGGAGAGCAGTTAGCTAGAATGTTAGATATTTAGTTAATGATTTCTTGATAAGATTATTTTCCCTGCATGTCACTATTGAGTATATGTCAATGGTGTTCTGGATTACTGAGTGCAAGTAAAGATCTCTATGTTCTGTTCCGAGACTTCCGTCAGAAACTATAAGAAATCCATAACAATGTGTTTTTTCAAACAGGTGGTTGGGTTGGTTATTTTTCGTACGACACGGTTCGTTATGTAGAAAAGAAAAAGCTTCCTTTCGCAAAAGCTCCTATGGATTACAGAAACCTTCCTGATGTTCACCTTGGCCTTTATGATGATGTAATTGTGTTTGATCATGTGGAAAAGGTTCATTCTAGCTCCCTCAGAATGTTAACACACGTTCAATCAaggaatttcaaaattttaattattttgagttTGTCTAGTCATATTATTGTACAGGCTGTGTCATGCTGGACCGGTCTGCTTTCTTGTTATTGTATGTGTTTGATAGACTCTCTTGTTCAAACTCTCTGGCTAGTGGCCAAAACACTAGCTCAGAGACAAACTTGTTTTTAGATATGGTTCTCTTTATGGTAAATCTTCCTTTTAGTTTCTCACATTTGTTTTGACAAATGATTATAATATACAAAGTACAGACTATTTGCATTAATTTGTTTAAAAGTTTACTACTCCATTATACTATAACTATCCCTATTAAATTTAAAGTAACTCATTTCCCGCCCAGCTTTTATCGTTGCTTGAAGTTTATTATCCCATGTACTGGTACTTCTCTCCAGAAAGCATATGTGATACACTGGGTCAGGTTGGAACAGTATAAAAACGTTGAGGAGGCCTATCATGGTGGAATGAATAGATTAGAAGCTTTAGTTTCAAGAGTGCATGATATACAAACGTAAGCAATTCATTTTCCTATTTAAATTTCACAATTATATGAATGGTTTCAGTTGTTACAATTTATCTTGTTCTGTTTGTTACTTTCAGTCCTAGACTTGCTGCAGGTTCAATAAAATTACACACTAGCCTTTTTGGTCCCTCTTTGAGCAAGTCCACCATGACAAGTGAAGAATACCAAAATGCAGTAATAAAAGCTAAGGAGCATATCCTAGCAGGGGATATCTTCCAGATTGTCCTCAGCCAGCGATTTGAACGTCGAACTTTTGCAGATCCTTTTGAAGTGTATAGAGCATTAAGAATTGTCAATCCAAGTCCATACATGACATACTTACAAGTCTGCCTACTCTTCTCTAAAATTGTTCCTTTATGTTgatctcattttttttttgtatcttACAATCTGTAACTATGTCATTGGTGATCAGGCAAGAGGCTGTATCCTTGTTGCTTCAAGTCCTGAAATTCTTACTCGAGTTAAGAAGGCAAGTAATATCTGCTGTTCGAATGTGACAGCTTCATCTCCACTATCATGCTAAAACTTGATCTTTCTAATATATTATCGTGAGATTCTAGTATTTTCTCCACAAGCCTGTTTTATGGCTTTCTAGTATTCTCTTACTTATTTTTACTGTTTTTTTATACGAATCTGTTTCTTTACTGCTTAATATTCTCATAACAGGGTGTAGTTACTAACCGACCTCTAGCTGGAACTATACGGAGAGGTAAAACATTACAGGAAGATTATATGCTGCAAAATCAGCTTTTGCATGACGAAAAACAGTGTGCAGAACACATTATGCTTGTTGACTTGGGAAGGAATGATGTCGGAAAGGTTATTCTCATCTCTGTCTactattgtttaatttgttacTTTATACATGGATTAGGTGTTGGGAAAACATGCTATTTGAAACTCTGTAGTGTATATTGCTTGAAAGATTGTTCTCATATGCGAGAGGTATATTTCTAGATCACATATCCTCTTGGTCCTGTGCTTGATTAACTCTGGCATTGTAGGTGTCAAAACCGGGCTCTGTCAAGGTTGAAAAACTGATGAACATTGAACGCTATTCCCATGTCATGCACATCAGTTCAACTGTATGTATTCTCAACTAGAGATTATCCTTTACATTTAATAGCTTCTTTTATTCTGAAAAGAAAAGGGAGAGTGCCACTGCCTTGCATATTCAGCTCTATGAAAACTAGAAGTTTTCGTTTATGC
This genomic interval carries:
- the LOC121789565 gene encoding anthranilate synthase alpha subunit 2, chloroplastic-like isoform X2, with protein sequence MREMPPVFFLSPLSQGRYSVIGAQPTMEIVAKENMVTIVDHFKGERTEKFLEDPMVVPRMYMEKWIPQRIDELPEAFCGGWVGYFSYDTVRYVEKKKLPFAKAPMDYRNLPDVHLGLYDDVIVFDHVEKKAYVIHWVRLEQYKNVEEAYHGGMNRLEALVSRVHDIQTPRLAAGSIKLHTSLFGPSLSKSTMTSEEYQNAVIKAKEHILAGDIFQIVLSQRFERRTFADPFEVYRALRIVNPSPYMTYLQARGCILVASSPEILTRVKKGVVTNRPLAGTIRRGKTLQEDYMLQNQLLHDEKQCAEHIMLVDLGRNDVGKVSKPGSVKVEKLMNIERYSHVMHISSTVTGELLPNLTSWDALRAALPVGTVSGAPKVKAMELIDELEVTRRGPYSGGIGGISFSGDMDIALALRTIVFPTNMRYDTMYSYKDSEKRRDWVAHLQAVAGIVADSDPADEQRECENKAAALVCAIDLAESSFIEK
- the LOC121789565 gene encoding anthranilate synthase alpha subunit 2, chloroplastic-like isoform X1, translated to METLGFRCTNPLLAPRRTAAGPLTASFRTSFAVKCGISLPSLVDHSVKFKEAAKDGNLIPLYRPIFSDHLTPVLAYRCLVKEDERDAPSFLFESVEPGLKASSVGRYSVIGAQPTMEIVAKENMVTIVDHFKGERTEKFLEDPMVVPRMYMEKWIPQRIDELPEAFCGGWVGYFSYDTVRYVEKKKLPFAKAPMDYRNLPDVHLGLYDDVIVFDHVEKKAYVIHWVRLEQYKNVEEAYHGGMNRLEALVSRVHDIQTPRLAAGSIKLHTSLFGPSLSKSTMTSEEYQNAVIKAKEHILAGDIFQIVLSQRFERRTFADPFEVYRALRIVNPSPYMTYLQARGCILVASSPEILTRVKKGVVTNRPLAGTIRRGKTLQEDYMLQNQLLHDEKQCAEHIMLVDLGRNDVGKVSKPGSVKVEKLMNIERYSHVMHISSTVTGELLPNLTSWDALRAALPVGTVSGAPKVKAMELIDELEVTRRGPYSGGIGGISFSGDMDIALALRTIVFPTNMRYDTMYSYKDSEKRRDWVAHLQAVAGIVADSDPADEQRECENKAAALVCAIDLAESSFIEK